Part of the Fundidesulfovibrio terrae genome is shown below.
ACGGCGACCCCGGGAACGGGCAAATTACCGGGCGATGCGGCCATGCTGGTCCGTGAAGACGCTGAAACGGTTCTCGCGTGAGAATCCGGCGAGGGTCATGCCCGCCTCGCGGGCGACTTCCACTCCGGCCGTGGTCACGGCGGACCGGCTGATCATGGCGAAGTAGCCGGACCGGGCCGCCTTGCCCGCCAAGGTCGCGGTAGCCCGAGCCGTGACGAAGAGCACCTTCCCGCCCAGGGGCAACCCCCTGGAGAGGGCCCATCCGGCCACGCGGTCCAGGCAGTTGTGGCGGCCGATATCCTCCACGTGGTGGATGAAGCCCTTGGACGCGGGATCGTACACCGCCGCGCGGTGGAAACAGCCCGTGGCGTCCCAGCGTCCGGCCATGTCCATGAACAGGGCTGCCCCCCTGAGGATTTCCTCCGGGCCGAGAGGACCGGGCCAGGGGGAGGGCGCGGGCAGCGCTCCCGCTACGAAGCGCACCCGAAATTCCCGGGGGCCGAGCTCTTCCATCGAGGGAATCAGCGACGCGTCCGGACGCAGGTCCAGGAGGGCGTGGCCCAGGGCCAGCTCGCCAAGGCCGTCGGGAAAGGCCCAAAGCTGTTTGGTCCCCATTCCCTCCACATGGAGGGTGACGGGAATTTCAGGAGCGGCTTCGTCTTCGAAGTCCCGCCAGGCCCCATCCTTGAACTGCCTGCAGGGCAGGTGCGCCAAATCGGTGTGTTGTTTCATCTGCCAGAATTGACATGACTCCCCCCCGGCTGGCAAGTTGCCGGAAATAATGACCGTGGAGGCCGCCATGAGAAAGGGTTTGGTGCTCGCTGCAGCGCTCGTGCTGCTTGCAGGATTTTCCACAGCCGCGTTGGCCCAGGGGCAGGTGTTGATGATGGCCACAACGACAAGCACCGAGGACACGGGTCTTCTACCCGTCCTGGCCGAGGCGTTCAAGAAGAAGTCCGGCATCGAGCTGCGCTGGGTGGCCGTGGGCACGGGCAAGGCCCTTGAGATCGGCAAAAACTGCGATGCGGACGTCCTCATGGTGCACGCCCCCTCGGCCGAGAAGAAGTTCATGGACGAGGGCGCCGGCAAGGCCAGGACCCAGATCATGTACAACGACTTCGTCCTGGTCGGTCCCAAGGCCGATCCGGCCAAGGTGAAGGGCAAGAGCACGGCCGAGGCCCTCAAGGCCTTGTCCACGTCCAAGGCGGTGTTCGTGAGCCGCGGAGACAAGTCCGGCACCCACATGGCCGAACTGGCCCTGTGGAAGGGCGCGGGCATGGAAACCCCGGACAAGGAATCCTGGTACATCTCCAGCGGCCAGGGCATGCTCCAGTGTATGCGCATGGCCGCGGAGAAGGGCGGCTACGTGCTGGCCGACCGGGGCACCTGGATCAAGTTCGAGGACACCCCCGAGGCGGGGAGCATGGCCATCCTGGTGGAGGGTGACGCCTCCCTGCGCAACCAGTACAGCGTCATCACCCTGAACCCCGAGAAGTGCTCCAAGGTCAAGCTCGAGGCCGCCGACGCCTTCGCCAAGTGGATCGCCTCCCCCGAAGGGCAGGACGTGATCGCCGGATTCAAGGTCATGAACAAGCCGCTCTTTTTCCCCAACGCCGGGAAGTAATGGATTACCTGCTGGACGGCCTGCAGCGGGCCGTGGACCTTCTGGCGAGCGGAGACGCCGAGACCTTCTCGGCCGTCTCCGCCACGCTCCAGGCCACGGCCCTTTCCATGGCCGTCGGCCTGGCCCTGGGGCTGCCCGCCGGGTTCTGCCTGGGTTACTTCTCCTTTCCGGGCAAGCGCGCCCTGCGCACCCTCTCGGACGCCCTTATGGCCTTTCCCACGGTGGTCATCGGCCTGCTGGTGTACGCCATGCTCTCGCGCCGGGGGCCCCTGGGCGAGCTTGGGCTTCTGTTCACCGTGCCCGGCATGTCCATCGGCCTGGCGCTTCTGGCGCTGCCCATGATCGTGAGCCTTACGGCTTCGGCCGTGGAGCAGATGGATCTGCGCCTGCGCCTGACCCTGCTCACCCTGGGGGCCGACTCCCGCCAGCAGCTCCTGGGCGTGCTCTGGGAGGCCCGTTACGGCGTTCTGGCGGGTGGCGTGGCCACGTTCGGCCGGGTGGTGTCCGAGGTGGGTATCGCCATGATGGTGGGCGGCAACATCAAATGGCACACCCGCACCATCACCACGGCCATCGCTCTGGAGACCGGCAAGGGCGAGTTCGCCCAGGGCATCGCCCTGGGGCTGGTGCTCATGGGCATTTCCATGGTGGTGAACACCGTCCTGGCCGTGCTCAGGCGCAGGGAGGGCTGATGGGCGTGCCCCCGGTGTACCGGATCAAGGACCTCGAGCACCGTTACGGGCGGCGCCTGGCCATGCGCTGCCCGTCGCTCATCATCGAACCCGGGCGCATAGCGGGCATCCGGGGGCCCAACGGCGCGGGCAAGAGCACGCTGCTTCAGATCATGTCCTTCCTGCTGGCCCCCACTGGGGGCGAGGTGCTTTTCATGGGCGAGCCCGCCCGCTACGGCGACGTCTCGCTTCGCAGGCGCGCGGTGCTCATGCCCCAGGACCCGGCGCTACTGCGCCGCAGCGTGGAAGCCAACGTGCTCTACGGGCTCAAGGTCCGGGGCCTGCCCGCCGACGGCGCGGCGCACAGGGCCCTGGAACTGGTGGGGCTCGAACCCGCCGGTTACCTCAAACGCTGGTGGAACGAGCTCTCCGGCGGCGAGGCGCGCCGCGTGGCCCTGGCCGCCCGTCTGGCCCTCAAGCCCCAGGTGCTCCTCCTGGACGAACCCACGGCCAGCCTGGATCCTGCCAGCGCCGAAATGGTGCTCAAGGCGCTGGCCGCGGCCAGGGACCGGGACGGCCTGACATCGGTGGTGGTCAGCCACGACCGGGAGTGGCTGGACCTGGCCTGCGACGAAACCCATAGCCTGGAGCCCTGCGTCGACAGCGCGCAGCGGACCGGGGAGAACGAATCATGAAGGCCGTGAACATCGTCGGATTCAAGGACACCGGCAAGACCACCCTGTGCGTGGAGCTCCTGAGGGAGCTGTCGGCCATGGGGACAGCCTGCTCGGCGCTCAAGTTCACCCACCAGGCTGGCCTGGACAAGCCGGGGACGGACACGGCCAAGCTGCTTACGGTCTGCGACACGGTGGGGGCCGTGGGCGAAGCCGAGTCCGCCATGTTCTGGAAGGGCAAGCGGACGCTCCTCGGCATGCTGCCCATGCTGGGGGGGGACATGCTGGTGGTGGAAGGCGGCAAGCCGCTTACGGTGATGCCGCGAATCGTCATCGCCCGCACCGCCGCCGAAGCGCGCGAGCTGGGCGCGGGCGAGGGCGGGCTGGCCATGGCCGTGTACGGGCCCGAGGGCGTGGACGGCGTCCCTGCGGTAACGGACATCACGGCGCTGGCGCGCCTGGCCTCCGAACGCGCCTTCCTGCTGCCTGGCCTCGACTGCGGCGGCTGCGGCCGGGAGGACTGCCGCGCCCTGGCCGTGGAGATCGTGGCCGGGCAGGCGCGGCCGGACGCCTGCGTGGCCATGGGCGGGGAGATTTCGGTCACGGTGAACGGCGCGCCCCTGGGCCTTAACCCCTTCGTGGCGCGCATCCTCCAGGCGGGGATCGCGGCCATGCTGGGCGAGCTCAAGGGGTACGCGCCCGGGGATACGGTCATCCGGCTGAAACGATAGTTTTTCCGGTTCGTCTTGTCTTCGCCGCGGCTTGCGTGTAGTGGACTGAAGTATCGCTTTTCCAGGCGGATACCAAGGAGCCGGACATGGATACCCCAGACAGCGCCCTGTTCCATGCCGTCGGGCCAGTCTCCCACGACGAGCACCAGGCCCGTCTGGAGCTGGTCACCAAACGCATCCAGGATAAGCTCGGCAACTATCGATCCTACAATTTCACGCAGTTGCAGAGCGTGGCGCTGAACATATTCTTCGACCTGGCCCAGGAATTCACCGCCGTCGAGGATGTGTACGCCGTGTGCGTCATGATTCCCCGCTCGCTCTTCAACCTTGATTGCACCCTCTACGTCATCGACGGCCAGCGCGACATCCTCAGTTGCTGCGCCTCGCACTGCCCCAGGTCCGAAACGGCGGTCCGTTTCGAGGACGAACCGGTGGTCAAGGACGGGCACCTGCTCATCCCCATCAAGGGCAACCGGGAGCTCATCTCGCAGCTGCCGTTCACTCCCCATGGGGACCTCATAGGCATGCTGGAACTCTTTCCCGCCGACAGTCTCACCGAACACGACAAGCTCTTCTGGGGCCGCTACGCCAACCGTATCGGCTATCAGCTGCACAACCGGTTCATCAGCCTCAAGAACAAGGAACACGTCCAGTTCATCCGTAATCTCGTCAAGGACATCGGCCACAACGTCATTGTGCCGAACATGTACTTCAAGCTTTTCTACAAACGTCTCGAGGCCCGCATCGGCCTCATCAAGATGTTCCATTCCAAATTCAACCGGATGATGCAGGAGTGCGCGAAGTGCAATCCGGATTCAGAGGGCGAGTGGAGGAAGCTGGATCAGGATGTCGACTATTTCTATAATGCGATAAATGATCAGTACAAGGAAATATTCAGCCACTACCAGAACACGAGCCTGTTCCTGGAGACGCTCCTGCGCACCAGCCATTTCGAGGAAGGCCGCTACGTCCTTGAAAAGCGCAAGTGCAACTTCAAGAGCCAGGTCATCGACCCGCAGGTGGAGCGCTACCGCTCCCGTTTCGCGGACAGGGGCATCGAGATCGACACGTCCATGGGCGGCGTGCCCGACAGGGAAATCGAGGTGGTGGTGGACGTGGGACTCATCTCCCAGGTGTACTCGAACCTGTTCTCCAACGCGGTGAAGTACACCCGCGAGGTGGACGAGGGGGGCGGGCACAAGCGCAAGTTCATGTCCTACGGATGGGACATTCTCGAGGGATATTTCGGTCCGGGCCTGGACGGCATCAAGCTGAACGTCTTCAGCTCCGGCCCGGCCCTCGGCGCGGAGCAGCGCTCGCGCCTGTTCAGCGAGGGCTACCGGGCCGAGAACTCCCAGGGCGAATACGGCACGGGGCACGGGCTGTACTTCATCCGCGAGGTGGTGCTGCTCCACGGCGGGGAGGTCGGCTACGAGCCTACGCAGCTTGGCAACAACTTCTTTATCATCCTGCCCTACGAATCCCAGGAGCGTCAGGACGACCCGGAGGCTTGAGAACATGCCCTTGAAATATCTGGATGCCGTCCGCCAGCCGGGGCAGACCGTGAATCCCCTGTTCGCCTTTCTGGGGGTGGAGCTCAAGGAGGCAGGCCCGGACCGGGCCGTGCTGGAACTGCCCTTCAGGCCCGAATTCATCCAGGGGGCGGGTGCGGTGGCCGGGGGCGTCGTGGCCGCCCTGGCGGACGAGGCCATGGCCCACGTGGTGCTGGCCAACCTCGCGGCGGGCCAGAAGACGGCCACGGTGGAGATGACTGTGCGTTACTTCCGCCCGGTGCTGGAAAGCGGGC
Proteins encoded:
- a CDS encoding formate dehydrogenase accessory sulfurtransferase FdhD; translated protein: MKQHTDLAHLPCRQFKDGAWRDFEDEAAPEIPVTLHVEGMGTKQLWAFPDGLGELALGHALLDLRPDASLIPSMEELGPREFRVRFVAGALPAPSPWPGPLGPEEILRGAALFMDMAGRWDATGCFHRAAVYDPASKGFIHHVEDIGRHNCLDRVAGWALSRGLPLGGKVLFVTARATATLAGKAARSGYFAMISRSAVTTAGVEVAREAGMTLAGFSRENRFSVFTDQHGRIAR
- a CDS encoding molybdopterin-guanine dinucleotide biosynthesis protein MobB, which translates into the protein MKAVNIVGFKDTGKTTLCVELLRELSAMGTACSALKFTHQAGLDKPGTDTAKLLTVCDTVGAVGEAESAMFWKGKRTLLGMLPMLGGDMLVVEGGKPLTVMPRIVIARTAAEARELGAGEGGLAMAVYGPEGVDGVPAVTDITALARLASERAFLLPGLDCGGCGREDCRALAVEIVAGQARPDACVAMGGEISVTVNGAPLGLNPFVARILQAGIAAMLGELKGYAPGDTVIRLKR
- a CDS encoding substrate-binding domain-containing protein — translated: MRKGLVLAAALVLLAGFSTAALAQGQVLMMATTTSTEDTGLLPVLAEAFKKKSGIELRWVAVGTGKALEIGKNCDADVLMVHAPSAEKKFMDEGAGKARTQIMYNDFVLVGPKADPAKVKGKSTAEALKALSTSKAVFVSRGDKSGTHMAELALWKGAGMETPDKESWYISSGQGMLQCMRMAAEKGGYVLADRGTWIKFEDTPEAGSMAILVEGDASLRNQYSVITLNPEKCSKVKLEAADAFAKWIASPEGQDVIAGFKVMNKPLFFPNAGK
- a CDS encoding sensor histidine kinase, with amino-acid sequence MDTPDSALFHAVGPVSHDEHQARLELVTKRIQDKLGNYRSYNFTQLQSVALNIFFDLAQEFTAVEDVYAVCVMIPRSLFNLDCTLYVIDGQRDILSCCASHCPRSETAVRFEDEPVVKDGHLLIPIKGNRELISQLPFTPHGDLIGMLELFPADSLTEHDKLFWGRYANRIGYQLHNRFISLKNKEHVQFIRNLVKDIGHNVIVPNMYFKLFYKRLEARIGLIKMFHSKFNRMMQECAKCNPDSEGEWRKLDQDVDYFYNAINDQYKEIFSHYQNTSLFLETLLRTSHFEEGRYVLEKRKCNFKSQVIDPQVERYRSRFADRGIEIDTSMGGVPDREIEVVVDVGLISQVYSNLFSNAVKYTREVDEGGGHKRKFMSYGWDILEGYFGPGLDGIKLNVFSSGPALGAEQRSRLFSEGYRAENSQGEYGTGHGLYFIREVVLLHGGEVGYEPTQLGNNFFIILPYESQERQDDPEA
- a CDS encoding PaaI family thioesterase, which translates into the protein MPLKYLDAVRQPGQTVNPLFAFLGVELKEAGPDRAVLELPFRPEFIQGAGAVAGGVVAALADEAMAHVVLANLAAGQKTATVEMTVRYFRPVLESGLTAVAVLVNKGRRIISAEALVTDAKNRQVAKAGGSFFVLE
- a CDS encoding energy-coupling factor ABC transporter ATP-binding protein is translated as MGVPPVYRIKDLEHRYGRRLAMRCPSLIIEPGRIAGIRGPNGAGKSTLLQIMSFLLAPTGGEVLFMGEPARYGDVSLRRRAVLMPQDPALLRRSVEANVLYGLKVRGLPADGAAHRALELVGLEPAGYLKRWWNELSGGEARRVALAARLALKPQVLLLDEPTASLDPASAEMVLKALAAARDRDGLTSVVVSHDREWLDLACDETHSLEPCVDSAQRTGENES
- a CDS encoding ABC transporter permease, which encodes MDYLLDGLQRAVDLLASGDAETFSAVSATLQATALSMAVGLALGLPAGFCLGYFSFPGKRALRTLSDALMAFPTVVIGLLVYAMLSRRGPLGELGLLFTVPGMSIGLALLALPMIVSLTASAVEQMDLRLRLTLLTLGADSRQQLLGVLWEARYGVLAGGVATFGRVVSEVGIAMMVGGNIKWHTRTITTAIALETGKGEFAQGIALGLVLMGISMVVNTVLAVLRRREG